The following coding sequences lie in one Variovorax terrae genomic window:
- a CDS encoding DUF3426 domain-containing protein encodes MSLITRCPACATMFKVVPDQLRISEGWVRCGHCTEVFDAALYLQTDVPPAPAAEPTSVPHGEVMPPVAQVPEPEPVEHEPELAPAPAAPAAEVFPATDAPVPVVKLVPDELEEAAPSQPAVLQPETRTEEAVQETRVDEVVAASAPIPPAEEPEQALHDVSFVREARRKAFWRRPLVRTALALVCLALLSLLALQVAVQERDRVAALEPRARPWLMELCAPLQCSVAPLRQIESIVIDSSSFNKMRGDAYRLSFTLKNTAPMALALPAIELALTDTQDQPVLRRVLQPAELGAAPAVLGAGGEWTGSFAVSVAGNGNGAARIAGYRMLAFYP; translated from the coding sequence ATGAGCCTCATCACACGCTGCCCCGCCTGCGCAACGATGTTCAAAGTCGTGCCCGACCAACTCAGGATCTCCGAGGGTTGGGTGCGCTGCGGCCACTGCACCGAGGTCTTCGATGCGGCGCTGTATCTGCAGACCGATGTGCCACCGGCACCGGCTGCCGAGCCGACCTCGGTGCCGCACGGCGAGGTGATGCCCCCGGTGGCGCAGGTGCCCGAGCCTGAACCTGTTGAACACGAGCCCGAGCTTGCGCCTGCGCCGGCCGCTCCGGCGGCCGAGGTGTTCCCGGCCACCGATGCGCCGGTGCCGGTCGTGAAGCTGGTGCCCGACGAGCTGGAGGAGGCCGCGCCGTCCCAGCCCGCCGTGCTGCAGCCCGAAACCCGAACGGAAGAGGCTGTGCAGGAGACGCGGGTCGATGAAGTGGTGGCCGCCAGCGCGCCGATTCCCCCGGCCGAGGAGCCGGAGCAGGCCTTGCACGATGTCTCGTTCGTGCGCGAGGCCCGGCGCAAGGCCTTCTGGCGCCGTCCCCTGGTGCGCACGGCGCTGGCGCTGGTGTGCCTGGCCTTGCTGTCGCTGCTGGCGCTGCAGGTGGCGGTGCAGGAGCGCGACCGCGTGGCCGCGCTCGAGCCGCGTGCCCGTCCCTGGCTGATGGAACTGTGCGCACCGCTGCAATGCAGCGTGGCGCCGCTGCGGCAGATCGAATCCATCGTGATCGACAGCTCCTCGTTCAACAAGATGCGCGGCGATGCCTACCGCCTGAGTTTTACCCTCAAGAACACGGCGCCCATGGCGTTGGCGCTGCCTGCCATCGAACTTGCGCTGACCGACACGCAGGACCAGCCCGTGCTGCGCCGCGTGCTGCAGCCTGCCGAGCTCGGCGCCGCGCCGGCGGTGCTGGGCGCGGGCGGCGAGTGGACCGGTTCTTTCGCGGTCAGCGTGGCGGGCAACGGTAACGGTGCCGCGCGCATTGCGGGCTACCGCATGCTGGCGTTCTATCCCTGA
- a CDS encoding carbohydrate kinase family protein, giving the protein MAAVICGSLAFDTIMTFEGRFSEQILPDQLHILNVSFLVPALRRDFGGCAGNIAYSLKALGGVPLPMATVGSDGADYLQRLQGLGIRTDFVRQVNDTYTAQAMIMTDRDNNQITAFHPGAMMQAHITRIEARPDIALGIISPDGRDAMLQHAEQFKAAGIPFVFDPGQGLPMFDGPELAHFIEQASWVTVNDYEGKMLSERTGWSPAEMSRHVRGLIVTLGAHGSEVWIDGEKTMVAPVKADEVVDPTGCGDAYRGALLYGLERGWSLERCAALGNRIGAIKIAQRGPQNYTLDLKEIEL; this is encoded by the coding sequence ATGGCAGCAGTCATTTGCGGCTCCCTGGCGTTCGACACCATCATGACGTTCGAGGGCCGCTTCTCGGAGCAAATCCTGCCCGACCAACTCCACATCCTCAATGTCTCCTTCCTGGTGCCGGCGTTGCGGCGCGACTTCGGTGGCTGCGCCGGCAACATCGCCTACAGCCTGAAGGCGCTGGGCGGGGTGCCGCTGCCGATGGCCACCGTGGGCAGCGATGGCGCCGACTACCTGCAGCGCCTGCAGGGCCTCGGCATCCGTACCGACTTCGTGCGGCAGGTGAACGACACCTACACCGCGCAGGCGATGATCATGACGGACCGCGACAACAACCAGATCACCGCGTTCCACCCGGGCGCGATGATGCAGGCCCACATCACCCGGATCGAGGCGCGGCCCGACATCGCGCTGGGCATCATCTCGCCCGATGGCCGCGACGCCATGCTGCAGCATGCCGAGCAGTTCAAGGCCGCCGGCATCCCGTTCGTCTTCGACCCGGGGCAGGGCCTGCCGATGTTCGACGGCCCCGAGCTTGCGCACTTCATCGAGCAGGCCAGCTGGGTCACGGTCAACGACTACGAAGGCAAGATGCTGAGTGAGCGCACGGGCTGGAGCCCTGCCGAGATGTCGCGCCACGTGCGGGGGCTGATCGTGACGCTGGGCGCGCACGGCAGCGAAGTCTGGATCGACGGCGAGAAGACCATGGTGGCGCCGGTGAAGGCCGACGAGGTCGTGGACCCTACCGGTTGCGGCGATGCCTACCGTGGTGCCTTGCTCTACGGCCTGGAGCGCGGCTGGTCGTTGGAGCGCTGCGCGGCGCTGGGCAACCGCATCGGCGCCATCAAGATCGCCCAGCGCGGGCCGCAGAACTACACGCTGGATTTGAAGGAAATCGAGCTGTAG
- a CDS encoding DUF167 domain-containing protein, producing the protein MNLPAASFLRLEKTGAVIVDVHVMPHAAQSRADGLHDGALRVRLKAVPVDGKANQALILWLADTLGVARSSVELVRGATSRRKQLRVTAQAAAAADWLSLVT; encoded by the coding sequence ATGAACCTCCCTGCCGCCAGCTTCCTCCGCCTGGAAAAGACGGGCGCGGTGATTGTCGATGTCCACGTCATGCCCCATGCCGCACAGAGCCGGGCCGATGGCCTGCATGACGGCGCGCTGCGCGTGCGCCTGAAAGCGGTGCCTGTCGACGGCAAGGCAAATCAGGCGCTGATCCTCTGGCTGGCGGACACGCTGGGCGTCGCGCGCTCATCCGTCGAACTGGTTCGGGGCGCGACATCGAGGCGCAAGCAGCTGCGTGTCACAGCGCAGGCCGCAGCCGCGGCCGACTGGCTTTCGCTGGTGACGTGA
- a CDS encoding histone H1-like DNA-binding protein yields MATAKKPAAKKAAAKKPAAKKAAAKKPVAKKAPAKKVAAKKAPAKKAPAKKVAAKKPAAKKVAAKKAPAKKAAAKKAPAKKAVAKKAPAKKAAAKKAPAKKKPAAKKAAKKPAAKKAAKKPAAKAAAPAAPAAQTTLNPQAAWPFPTASKP; encoded by the coding sequence ATGGCAACTGCAAAGAAACCGGCCGCTAAGAAGGCCGCTGCTAAGAAACCGGCCGCCAAGAAGGCCGCTGCGAAGAAACCGGTTGCGAAGAAGGCACCGGCCAAGAAGGTAGCCGCCAAGAAGGCTCCGGCGAAGAAGGCTCCGGCGAAGAAAGTCGCAGCCAAGAAGCCCGCTGCCAAGAAGGTAGCCGCCAAGAAGGCTCCGGCGAAGAAGGCCGCTGCCAAGAAGGCGCCCGCGAAAAAGGCGGTAGCCAAGAAGGCCCCGGCGAAGAAGGCCGCCGCCAAGAAAGCCCCGGCGAAGAAAAAGCCTGCGGCCAAAAAAGCAGCGAAGAAGCCCGCTGCGAAGAAAGCAGCGAAGAAGCCCGCTGCCAAAGCAGCCGCCCCGGCTGCCCCCGCGGCTCAGACCACTCTGAACCCGCAGGCTGCCTGGCCGTTTCCCACGGCCAGCAAGCCCTGA
- a CDS encoding ribonucleotide-diphosphate reductase subunit beta yields the protein MLTWDEEVKPSVQNGLQQPLTSGSSSNRSMELPPLSPAPRTLHDGAPVPVAATAPTIQPTSERRVRAADKRIINGQTDVNQLVPFKYKWAWEKYLATCANHWMPQEVNMTRDIALWKDPNGLTEDERRIIKRNLGFFVTADSLAANNIVLGTYRHITAPECRQFLLRQAFEEAIHTHAYQYIVESLGLDESEIFNAYNEVQSIREKDQFLIPFIEAIMDPNFKTGTPETDQTLLKSLIVFACLMEGLFFYVGFTQILALGRQNKMTGAAEQYQYILRDESMHCNFGIDLINQLKLENPHLWTAEFKTEIKALFMKAVELEYKYAEDTMPRGVLGMNASMFKGYLRYIANRRATQIGLEALFPNEENPFPWMSEMIDLKKERNFFETRVIEYQSGGALSWD from the coding sequence ATGTTGACCTGGGACGAAGAAGTCAAGCCCTCTGTGCAAAACGGATTGCAACAGCCACTCACCAGCGGTTCATCCAGCAACCGCTCGATGGAACTTCCGCCTCTTTCGCCAGCCCCGCGCACACTCCATGACGGAGCGCCTGTGCCGGTTGCAGCCACCGCCCCCACCATTCAGCCCACCAGCGAGCGCCGGGTCCGGGCCGCTGACAAGCGCATCATCAACGGCCAGACCGACGTCAACCAGCTGGTGCCGTTCAAGTACAAGTGGGCCTGGGAAAAATACCTCGCCACCTGCGCCAACCACTGGATGCCGCAGGAAGTGAACATGACGCGCGACATCGCGCTGTGGAAAGACCCGAACGGCCTGACCGAGGACGAGCGCCGCATCATCAAGCGCAACCTCGGCTTCTTCGTGACCGCCGACTCGCTGGCCGCCAACAACATCGTGCTGGGCACCTACCGCCACATCACGGCGCCTGAATGCCGCCAGTTCCTGCTGCGCCAGGCCTTCGAGGAAGCCATCCATACCCACGCCTACCAGTACATCGTGGAGTCGCTGGGGCTGGATGAGAGCGAGATCTTCAACGCCTACAACGAAGTCCAGTCGATCCGGGAGAAGGACCAGTTCCTGATCCCGTTCATCGAAGCCATCATGGACCCGAACTTCAAGACCGGCACACCCGAAACCGACCAGACGCTGCTGAAGTCGCTGATCGTGTTCGCCTGCCTGATGGAAGGCCTGTTCTTCTATGTCGGCTTCACCCAGATCCTCGCCCTGGGCCGCCAGAACAAGATGACCGGCGCTGCCGAGCAGTACCAGTACATCCTGCGCGACGAGTCGATGCACTGCAACTTCGGCATCGACCTGATCAACCAGCTCAAGCTCGAGAACCCGCACCTCTGGACCGCCGAATTCAAGACCGAGATCAAGGCCTTGTTCATGAAGGCTGTCGAGCTCGAGTACAAGTACGCCGAGGACACCATGCCGCGCGGCGTGCTCGGCATGAACGCCTCGATGTTCAAGGGCTACCTGCGCTACATCGCCAACCGGCGCGCCACGCAGATCGGGCTGGAAGCACTGTTCCCGAACGAGGAGAATCCGTTTCCCTGGATGAGCGAGATGATCGACCTGAAGAAAGAGCGCAACTTCTTCGAGACCCGCGTGATCGAGTATCAATCGGGTGGCGCGCTTTCGTGGGATTGA
- a CDS encoding ribonucleoside-diphosphate reductase subunit alpha, whose product MQTALTPPSTPHAGVVPSQATDSAGSAAAHPLAHYQIIRRNGAVVPFEPDKIAIAMMKAFLAVHGTQGAASASVREVVDNLTQGVVRALMRSRPGGGTFHIEDVQDQVELGLMRGGHHEIARAYVLYREKRTQERARQAVQATPKAPALHVLDGGRRVALDLDRLQGLIESACAGLGTDVKPDPIVAETMRNLYDGVPMDEVYKASILAARTLIEKDPDYTYATARLLLHTIAREVLGQEVTQAEMAQSYARYFPEFIKKGVDAELLDERLLHYDLHKLGAALQADRDLKFDYLGLQTLYDRYFLHVRKTRIELPQAFFMRVAMGLALNEVDREARAIEFYEVLSSFDFMSSTPTLFNSGTLRSQLSSCYLTTVPDDLDGIYESIKENALLSKFAGGLGNDWTRVRALGSHIKGTNGESQGVVPFLKVVNDTAVAVNQGGKRKGAVCTYLETWHLDIEEFLELRKNTGDDRRRTHDMNTANWIPDLFMRRVMEKGEWTLFSPSNVPDLHDKFGADFEKAYVAYEEKAKRGEIKPSRTLQASDMWRKMLTMLFETGHPWITFKDACNVRSPQQHAGVVHSSNLCTEITLNTSDTETAVCNLGSVNLLQHLKAAPAGSAGGTQVLDHDKLKKTIATAMRMLDNVIDINYYAVKKARDSNMRHRPVGLGVMAFQDALYELRIPYASQAAVEFADRSMEAVCYYAYWASTELARERGQYSSYKGSLWDRGILPADTLDLLAQARGGYVEVDRSAALDWDALRKKIAADGMRNSNCVAIAPTATISNIIGVDASIEPCFGNLSVKSNLSGEFTVINSYLVRDLKRLGLWDDVMVMDLKHFDGSLRPIDRVPQDIKALYSTAFEVEPQWLVEAAARRQKWIDQAQSLNIYMAGASGKKLDDTYKLAWLRGLKTTYYLRTMGATHAEKSTVKAGQLNAVSSGSEPQAGAGMSALDAAAAAARAQLSAAPATDIKFCGVDDPTCEACQ is encoded by the coding sequence ATGCAAACCGCTTTGACCCCCCCGTCCACGCCCCATGCCGGCGTCGTTCCGTCCCAGGCCACCGACAGCGCCGGCAGTGCCGCCGCCCATCCGCTGGCCCATTACCAGATCATCCGCCGCAACGGTGCCGTCGTGCCGTTCGAGCCGGACAAGATCGCGATCGCGATGATGAAGGCTTTCCTCGCGGTGCATGGCACGCAGGGCGCCGCCTCGGCCAGCGTGCGCGAAGTCGTCGACAACCTGACCCAGGGCGTGGTGCGCGCCCTGATGCGCTCGCGCCCGGGCGGCGGCACCTTCCATATCGAAGACGTGCAGGACCAGGTGGAACTGGGCCTGATGCGCGGCGGCCACCACGAGATCGCCCGCGCCTATGTGCTGTACCGCGAAAAGCGCACGCAGGAGCGCGCCCGCCAGGCCGTGCAGGCCACCCCGAAGGCGCCGGCGCTGCATGTGCTCGACGGCGGCCGGCGCGTGGCGCTCGACCTCGACCGCCTGCAGGGCCTGATCGAATCGGCCTGCGCCGGCCTGGGCACAGACGTCAAGCCCGACCCGATCGTGGCCGAGACCATGCGCAACCTGTACGACGGCGTGCCGATGGACGAGGTCTACAAGGCATCGATCCTGGCCGCGCGCACGCTGATCGAGAAAGACCCCGACTACACCTACGCCACGGCGCGCCTGCTGCTGCACACGATCGCCCGCGAAGTGCTGGGCCAAGAAGTGACGCAGGCCGAAATGGCCCAGAGCTATGCCCGCTACTTCCCTGAATTCATCAAGAAGGGCGTGGACGCCGAGCTGCTGGACGAAAGGCTGCTGCACTATGACCTGCACAAGCTGGGCGCCGCGCTCCAGGCCGACCGCGACCTGAAGTTCGACTACCTGGGCCTGCAGACCCTGTACGACCGCTACTTCCTGCACGTGCGCAAGACCCGCATCGAGCTGCCGCAGGCTTTCTTCATGCGCGTGGCCATGGGCCTGGCGCTCAACGAGGTCGACCGCGAAGCCCGCGCCATCGAGTTCTACGAAGTGCTGTCCTCGTTCGACTTCATGTCGAGCACGCCCACGCTGTTCAACAGCGGCACGCTGCGCTCGCAGCTGTCCTCCTGCTACCTGACCACGGTGCCGGACGACCTCGACGGCATCTACGAATCGATCAAGGAAAACGCGCTGCTGTCCAAGTTCGCCGGCGGCCTGGGCAACGACTGGACGCGCGTGCGCGCCCTGGGCTCGCACATCAAGGGCACCAACGGCGAGTCGCAGGGCGTGGTCCCCTTCCTCAAGGTGGTCAACGACACGGCCGTGGCCGTGAACCAGGGCGGCAAGCGCAAGGGCGCGGTCTGCACCTACCTGGAAACCTGGCACCTGGACATCGAGGAGTTCCTCGAGCTGCGCAAGAACACCGGCGACGACCGCCGCCGCACGCACGACATGAACACCGCGAACTGGATCCCCGACCTGTTCATGCGCCGCGTCATGGAAAAGGGCGAATGGACGCTGTTCTCGCCGTCCAACGTGCCCGACCTGCACGACAAGTTCGGCGCCGACTTCGAGAAGGCCTACGTGGCCTACGAGGAAAAAGCCAAGCGCGGCGAGATCAAGCCCTCGCGCACGCTGCAGGCCAGCGACATGTGGCGCAAGATGCTCACCATGCTGTTCGAGACGGGCCATCCCTGGATCACCTTCAAGGACGCCTGCAACGTGCGCTCGCCGCAGCAGCACGCGGGCGTGGTGCACTCGTCCAACCTGTGCACCGAGATCACGCTCAACACCAGCGACACCGAAACCGCGGTCTGCAACCTCGGCTCGGTGAACCTGCTGCAGCATCTGAAGGCGGCACCCGCCGGCTCGGCCGGCGGCACCCAGGTGCTCGACCACGACAAGCTCAAGAAGACGATCGCCACCGCGATGCGCATGCTCGACAACGTGATCGACATCAACTACTACGCCGTCAAGAAGGCGCGCGACTCCAACATGCGCCACCGCCCGGTGGGCCTGGGCGTCATGGCTTTCCAGGATGCCCTGTATGAGCTGCGCATTCCCTACGCGTCGCAAGCGGCCGTGGAATTCGCCGACCGGTCGATGGAAGCCGTCTGCTACTACGCCTACTGGGCCTCGACGGAACTGGCCCGCGAACGCGGCCAGTACTCCAGCTACAAGGGTTCGCTGTGGGACCGGGGCATCCTGCCGGCCGACACGCTGGACCTGCTGGCCCAGGCCCGCGGCGGCTATGTCGAAGTGGACCGCTCGGCCGCCCTGGACTGGGACGCGCTGCGCAAGAAGATCGCGGCCGACGGCATGCGCAACTCCAACTGCGTGGCCATCGCACCCACCGCCACGATCTCCAACATCATCGGCGTCGACGCCTCGATCGAGCCGTGCTTCGGCAACCTCTCGGTCAAGTCCAACCTGTCGGGCGAGTTCACCGTCATCAACAGCTATCTGGTGCGCGACCTCAAGCGCCTGGGCCTGTGGGACGACGTGATGGTGATGGACCTCAAGCACTTCGACGGTTCGCTGCGCCCCATCGACCGCGTGCCGCAGGACATCAAGGCGCTCTACTCGACCGCCTTCGAAGTGGAACCGCAGTGGCTGGTGGAAGCCGCCGCGCGCCGCCAGAAGTGGATCGACCAGGCGCAATCGCTCAACATCTACATGGCGGGCGCCTCGGGCAAGAAGCTCGACGACACCTACAAGCTTGCCTGGCTGCGCGGCCTCAAGACCACCTACTACCTGCGCACCATGGGCGCCACGCACGCGGAGAAATCCACCGTGAAGGCCGGCCAGCTGAATGCCGTGTCTTCCGGCAGCGAGCCGCAAGCCGGTGCAGGCATGAGCGCACTCGACGCCGCAGCCGCTGCCGCGCGCGCGCAGCTGAGTGCTGCGCCTGCCACCGACATCAAGTTCTGCGGCGTGGACGATCCGACCTGCGAGGCCTGCCAGTAA
- the ampD gene encoding 1,6-anhydro-N-acetylmuramyl-L-alanine amidase AmpD, with translation MKKPPEPAADGDDGLWHEGWYRFARTLPSPNFGPRPAGTEIDLIVLHSISLPPGQYGGDEVLQLFTNTLDWNAHPYFERIRGTQVSAHFYIRRSGALWQFVSCRERAWHAGASHYLGRDNCNDRSVGIELEGLEGDRFEAAQYETLGSLCSAIAQHYPVAHIAGHEHVAPGRKQDPGNGFEWPLLQRTLGWPPRSFPESLRLPQNA, from the coding sequence ATGAAGAAACCGCCTGAGCCTGCCGCCGACGGCGACGACGGCCTGTGGCACGAAGGCTGGTACCGGTTCGCACGAACGCTGCCGTCCCCGAACTTCGGGCCGCGCCCGGCCGGCACCGAGATCGACCTCATCGTGCTGCACTCGATCAGCCTGCCGCCGGGGCAGTATGGCGGCGACGAAGTGCTGCAGCTGTTCACCAACACACTGGACTGGAACGCCCACCCCTACTTCGAGCGCATCCGCGGCACCCAGGTCTCGGCCCATTTCTACATCCGCCGCAGCGGGGCGCTGTGGCAGTTCGTGAGCTGCCGCGAGCGCGCCTGGCATGCCGGCGCCTCGCACTACCTGGGCCGGGACAACTGCAACGACCGCTCGGTGGGCATCGAACTCGAAGGCCTGGAGGGCGACCGCTTCGAAGCCGCGCAGTACGAAACCCTGGGCAGCCTGTGCTCGGCCATCGCGCAGCACTATCCGGTCGCGCACATCGCGGGCCACGAGCACGTTGCGCCTGGGCGCAAGCAGGACCCCGGCAACGGCTTCGAGTGGCCTTTGCTGCAGCGCACGCTGGGCTGGCCGCCCCGGTCTTTTCCCGAATCGTTGCGCCTGCCACAAAACGCATGA
- a CDS encoding sigma-54-dependent transcriptional regulator — translation MAASNSPNPAQVLIVDDEPDLRTLYELTLLREGYRVEAAASLSEAWQHLGDRKFDAVITDMRLPDGLGLELLVGMTTQQRQERCVVMTAYGSAENAVEALKAGAFDYLTKPVDLKQFRSVVASAIQGTQQQPLRGGRGQGPSAARPPSAAELPQTGHTALQRLVGDSGAMRGVKERIVKVARSMAPVLVRGESGTGKELVARAIHACSHRAEAPFVAVNCSAIPENLLEAEFFGAKKGSYTGATQDREGYFQAARSGTLFLDEIGDLPLAMQSKLLRAIQERHVRPLGSTQEDAVDVRIVSATHKDLAADVQAGRFRQDLYYRLNVIEIVVPPLRERTGDLPALCAALLARIAQESGMPVPALSPTVLEQLCAHPLGGNVRELENLLHRAVALSEGDVLQVDFAPTQAAPAAAQAAPDPVPMPAAPALAQAPSDLQAYLDQQERDILVKVLNDTGFNRTAAAARLGLSLRQIRYRIARLNISTPPGDEPNEETA, via the coding sequence ATGGCTGCAAGCAACTCCCCGAACCCCGCGCAGGTCCTGATCGTCGACGATGAGCCGGACCTGCGGACGCTGTACGAGCTCACGCTGCTGCGCGAGGGCTACCGCGTGGAAGCGGCCGCCAGCCTCTCGGAGGCCTGGCAGCACCTTGGCGACCGCAAGTTCGACGCCGTGATCACCGACATGCGCCTGCCCGACGGCCTCGGCCTGGAACTGCTGGTGGGCATGACGACGCAGCAGCGCCAGGAGCGCTGTGTCGTGATGACGGCCTACGGCTCGGCCGAGAACGCAGTGGAAGCCCTCAAGGCGGGCGCCTTCGACTACCTCACCAAGCCAGTCGACCTCAAGCAGTTCCGCAGCGTCGTGGCCTCGGCCATCCAGGGCACGCAGCAGCAGCCGCTGCGCGGCGGGCGCGGCCAGGGCCCGTCTGCCGCCAGGCCCCCCAGCGCCGCGGAGCTGCCGCAGACCGGCCACACGGCGCTGCAGCGGCTGGTGGGCGACTCCGGCGCCATGCGCGGCGTCAAGGAACGCATCGTCAAGGTCGCCCGCAGCATGGCGCCCGTGCTGGTGCGCGGGGAATCGGGCACCGGCAAGGAACTGGTGGCGCGCGCCATCCATGCCTGCAGCCATCGCGCCGAAGCCCCCTTCGTGGCCGTGAACTGCAGCGCCATCCCCGAGAACCTGCTCGAGGCCGAATTCTTCGGCGCCAAGAAAGGCTCCTACACCGGAGCCACGCAGGACCGCGAAGGCTATTTCCAGGCCGCGCGCAGCGGCACCCTGTTCCTCGACGAGATCGGTGACCTGCCCCTGGCCATGCAGTCCAAATTGCTGCGCGCCATCCAGGAACGCCATGTGCGCCCGCTGGGTTCCACGCAGGAAGACGCCGTGGACGTGCGCATCGTCAGCGCCACGCACAAGGACCTGGCCGCGGACGTGCAGGCCGGCCGCTTCCGGCAGGACCTGTACTACCGCCTGAACGTGATCGAGATCGTGGTGCCCCCTCTGCGCGAGCGCACCGGCGACCTGCCGGCCCTGTGCGCCGCGCTGCTGGCCCGGATCGCTCAGGAGTCGGGCATGCCGGTGCCGGCGCTGTCGCCGACGGTGCTCGAGCAACTCTGTGCACATCCCCTGGGCGGCAACGTGAGGGAACTGGAAAACCTGCTGCATCGCGCCGTGGCCCTGAGCGAGGGCGACGTGCTCCAGGTCGATTTCGCGCCCACCCAGGCCGCGCCCGCCGCCGCGCAGGCTGCGCCCGACCCCGTGCCGATGCCCGCGGCACCGGCCCTCGCCCAGGCTCCGAGCGACCTGCAGGCCTACCTCGACCAGCAGGAGCGCGACATCCTGGTCAAGGTTTTGAACGACACCGGATTCAACCGGACCGCTGCGGCAGCCCGCCTGGGGCTGAGCCTGCGCCAGATCCGCTACCGCATTGCCCGCCTCAACATCTCGACGCCACCGGGTGATGAGCCGAATGAAGAAACCGCCTGA
- a CDS encoding sensor histidine kinase yields the protein MASPTDAPSWFGPPLPEDSPTPVEDSAFARLWRGFMTARIMIAVVLLLMQGSIYGLGQPVNVWLVALCSTYLAATLAVRLLAQPRTPGRTFDTQWVSTIGVDLIAFSALQFLQGANINYTPLFALPVLLGSVMGSLPLALGTAAGVTLVLLVDAWWISLQIQGDAAPRFLQSGLTGIGLFIVAFLANQLALRLAREEALARRSQHAARVQTQVNELVIETLADGVLVVDINGVVRAANPAARRLLGSAQGAVRNAPFVLAAEAAWQALVELARLTFVQHGSQISDIAISHAGQNPRRIHVRTRLTATHDTQAENLCVMFLQDLREMEARLRTEKLAAMGRMSAAVAHEIRNPLAAISQANALLDEDLTEPAQKQLTMLVRQNALRLAQIVEEVLDISRVQQQTAVAGPGLLDLDANVATICADWSRQTGAAARLSVALDAMGPRAVFDAGHLRRVLINLLDNALRYAGQQPDSIQVSTVVSSLGECSLLVWSDGEPLEQTVQRHLFEPFFSSESRSSGLGLYICRELCERHGALIGYQRAPRGPVAAAVEGNEFFVTFRAGPAQGDSPLSFDTILV from the coding sequence ATGGCCAGCCCCACGGACGCGCCCTCCTGGTTCGGCCCGCCCCTCCCGGAAGACAGCCCCACCCCGGTGGAAGACTCCGCCTTCGCCAGGCTGTGGCGCGGCTTCATGACCGCGCGCATCATGATCGCCGTGGTGCTGCTGCTGATGCAGGGCTCGATCTACGGGCTGGGGCAACCCGTCAACGTGTGGCTGGTGGCGCTGTGCAGCACCTACCTCGCCGCCACGCTGGCCGTGCGCCTGCTGGCCCAGCCGCGCACGCCCGGCCGCACCTTCGACACGCAGTGGGTGTCGACCATCGGCGTCGACCTGATCGCCTTCTCGGCCCTGCAGTTCCTGCAAGGCGCCAACATCAACTACACCCCGCTGTTCGCCCTGCCCGTGCTGCTCGGGTCCGTGATGGGCTCGCTGCCGCTGGCGCTAGGCACGGCCGCCGGCGTGACGCTGGTGCTGCTGGTGGACGCCTGGTGGATCTCGCTGCAGATCCAGGGCGATGCCGCGCCGCGCTTCCTGCAGTCCGGCCTGACCGGCATCGGCCTGTTCATCGTGGCCTTCCTGGCCAACCAGCTGGCCCTGCGGCTGGCGCGCGAGGAGGCGCTGGCCCGGCGCAGCCAGCATGCCGCGCGGGTGCAGACCCAGGTGAACGAACTGGTGATCGAAACCCTGGCCGACGGCGTGCTGGTGGTCGACATCAATGGCGTCGTGCGGGCCGCCAACCCGGCGGCGCGCCGCCTGCTGGGCTCGGCCCAGGGCGCCGTGCGCAACGCCCCCTTCGTGCTGGCGGCCGAGGCCGCCTGGCAGGCCCTGGTCGAGCTGGCCCGGCTGACCTTCGTCCAGCACGGCAGCCAGATCTCCGACATCGCCATCAGCCATGCGGGGCAGAACCCGCGGCGCATCCACGTGCGCACGCGGCTCACCGCCACGCACGACACGCAGGCGGAGAACCTGTGCGTCATGTTCCTGCAGGACCTGCGCGAAATGGAGGCGCGCCTGCGCACCGAGAAGCTCGCGGCCATGGGCCGCATGTCGGCCGCGGTCGCCCATGAAATACGCAATCCGCTGGCCGCCATCTCGCAGGCCAACGCGCTGCTCGACGAAGACCTGACCGAGCCGGCGCAGAAGCAGCTGACGATGCTGGTGCGGCAGAACGCGCTGCGCCTGGCGCAGATCGTGGAGGAAGTGCTGGACATTTCGCGGGTGCAGCAGCAAACCGCCGTCGCCGGCCCCGGCCTGCTGGACCTGGATGCGAACGTCGCCACCATCTGCGCCGACTGGTCCCGTCAGACCGGCGCCGCGGCGCGCCTGAGCGTGGCGCTCGACGCCATGGGCCCGCGCGCGGTGTTCGATGCCGGCCACCTGCGCCGCGTGCTGATCAACCTGCTGGACAACGCGCTGCGCTATGCGGGCCAGCAGCCCGACTCGATCCAGGTCTCGACCGTGGTCTCCTCCCTCGGCGAATGCAGCCTGCTGGTGTGGAGCGACGGCGAGCCGCTCGAGCAGACCGTGCAGCGGCATCTGTTCGAGCCCTTCTTCTCTTCGGAAAGCCGCTCCAGCGGCCTGGGCCTGTACATCTGCCGCGAACTGTGCGAGCGGCATGGCGCGCTGATCGGCTACCAGCGGGCCCCGCGCGGCCCGGTGGCCGCGGCCGTGGAAGGCAACGAATTCTTCGTGACGTTCCGCGCCGGTCCGGCGCAAGGCGACAGCCCTCTATCATTTGACACAATACTTGTCTGA